Genomic window (Deltaproteobacteria bacterium):
GCCGGCTACGCCACCGCCGCCGTGGTCAGCATCGGACACTTGGGGCAAGAGAACTCAGGCCTGGGCCGCGGCTTTGACGATTACTACGATGTCAAAGACGAGCGGCGCGCAACGGATTCCGTGCTTGTAACCCGCCAGTGGCTGGGCGCACACGCCGAGCGCCCGTTCTTTGTGTGGCTACACCTCTGGGACCCGCACATGAGGTACAACCCGCCACCGCCTTACGACCGGCGTTACGTCAGGGCGTCCAGTCCCCGCATCGACTTGTTTCTCAAGCGCTCACCACTCCAACAATTCTTTCGCGCGAACCGGGTGCCGCCCTCTGCGCGGGACCGGTTGCGGGAACTGTTCAAGTTGGGCTTCAAGGAAGCCGTCGGCAACAACCAAATCGGCCTGACGCGGGAGGAAATCGACTACCTGGTGGCGTTGTACGACGGCGAGATCGCTTACGTCGATGCGACCCTCGCCGGCCTGTTCGGCGATCTACACGAACTCGGTTTGAGCGATGACACACTGTTGGTTGTAACCGCCGATCACGGCGAGGCGTTCGGTGAGCACAGCATCTACTGTGACCATCGTACGATCTACAACGAGACCCTGCACGTTCCTTTGATCATGCGCTACCCGCGGCGCATCCCAGCGGGCCGACGGGTAGCGAACCTGGTCAGTGGAATCGATCTGGCCCCCACCGTTCTCCAGTACGCGGGGCTGCGGCTTGACGGGCCACTCGAGGGTCGCTCACTGCTGCCGGCCATCGAGCAAGGCCCAGCGCAGGAGCCGGTGCCCCTGTTTGCCGAGCACGCCAAGGGCATTGCCAGCATGGTGCGCGACGGGCAATGGAAACTGATCATCGGCAATCGCGCGGCTAAGCCAAGGCTGCATCCCAATGCGTTCGAGCTGTTCAATCTCGACGATGATCCCCACGAACGCCGTGACCTTACCGAGACCAAGCCCGAGATGATCGCAAAGCTGCAGCAGGTTCGCCAGGCCTGGCTAACCGCGCCAGCGGTTGCTCCGGAGGCAAACGAGCGCCCGGTCGATGCCGAGACGTTGGAGCGGATGCGGGCGCTCGGTTACGTCGATTGAAGTTACTGCCGCGGCTCACCAAACGGTGCGGGGCCCGCGGCCCCATGCGGCGGGGGCCCGGCGGCGCCGTGTGGGGCGGGTCCGGGCAATGGCATTCGCTTAAGGAAACTGTGCCATTCGTTTAAGGAGATTGCTCAATCGGTCGGTGTGACAAGATTTGTCATGCGTTTGGCGATGGCAGGGAGACTCAGGCGGGCGCCAGAATGCCGCTGACCTTTTCATGC
Coding sequences:
- a CDS encoding sulfatase; the protein is MPSKRLWRLSLLAGGLIAAAVMATYGRRAPVRSSLVNKPNVLLITIDTLRADHVSAYGYMRPTTPHLDRLASEGVMFENCYSAANVTNPSHISLLTGTRVSTHGVTSNTAGLTAPHITTLAERFRKAGYATAAVVSIGHLGQENSGLGRGFDDYYDVKDERRATDSVLVTRQWLGAHAERPFFVWLHLWDPHMRYNPPPPYDRRYVRASSPRIDLFLKRSPLQQFFRANRVPPSARDRLRELFKLGFKEAVGNNQIGLTREEIDYLVALYDGEIAYVDATLAGLFGDLHELGLSDDTLLVVTADHGEAFGEHSIYCDHRTIYNETLHVPLIMRYPRRIPAGRRVANLVSGIDLAPTVLQYAGLRLDGPLEGRSLLPAIEQGPAQEPVPLFAEHAKGIASMVRDGQWKLIIGNRAAKPRLHPNAFELFNLDDDPHERRDLTETKPEMIAKLQQVRQAWLTAPAVAPEANERPVDAETLERMRALGYVD